Proteins encoded in a region of the Epinephelus lanceolatus isolate andai-2023 chromosome 20, ASM4190304v1, whole genome shotgun sequence genome:
- the LOC117264438 gene encoding F-box/LRR-repeat protein 7, with protein MGANNGKQYGSEGKGSSSISSDISSSTDHTPTKAPKNVATTEGLESSTRTLSTPSPGLILPSKSSSLSSPALSSNGHETNSSSSSSAPAETVAVVHSQPGTHTRSRQSKSHHHAPIDLLPDHALLQIFSHLPTNQLCRCARVCRRWYNLAWDPRLWSTVRLTGELLHADRAIRVLTHRLCQDTPNVCLTLETVVMNGCKRLTDRGLHIVAQCCPELRRLEVAGCYNISNEAVFEVVSRCPSLEHLNLSGCSKVTCISLTQEASLQLSPLHGQQISIHYLDMTDCFSLEDEGLRTIASHCPRLTHLYLRRCTRLTDEAMRHLALHCPSIRELSLSDCRLVGDFGLREVARLEGCLRYLSVAHCARITDVGMRYVARYCPRLRYLNARGCEGLTDHGLSHLARSCPKLKSLDVGKCPLVSDSGLEQLAMYCQGLRRVSLRACESVTGRGLKALAANCCELQLLNVQDCEVSPEALRFVRRHCRRCIIEHTNPAFY; from the exons GTTTAGAATCCAGCACTCGTACTCTGAGCACCCCCAGCCCTGGTCTTATCCTGCCATCCaagtcctcctctctctcctcacctgCTCTCTCCAGTAACGGCCATGAGACcaactcctcttcctcctcctcagcccccGCCGAGACCGTTGCTGTGGTCCACTCTCAACCCGGCACCCACACTCGCTCCCGCCAGTCGAAAAGCCACCACCACGCCCCCATCGACCTCCTCCCCGACCACGCCCTCCTGCAGATCTTCTCCCATCTCCCCACCAATCAGCTGTGCCGCTGCGCCCGCGTATGCCGCCGCTGGTACAACCTGGCGTGGGACCCGAGGCTGTGGAGCACTGTGCGGCTAACAGGGGAGCTGCTTCACGCTGACCGTGCCATCAGGGTCCTGACCCACCGGCTGTGCCAGGACACTCCGAACGTGTGTCTGACCCTGGAGACGGTGGTGATGAACGGCTGCAAAAGGCTCACGGACCGTGGGTTGCACATCGTGGCCCAGTGCTGCCCGGAGCTGCGTCGCCTGGAGGTTGCTGGCTGTTATAACATCTCCAATGAGGCTGTGTTTGAGGTGGTGTCCCGCTGCCCCAGCCTGGAACACCTGAACCTCTCAG GCTGCTCCAAGGTCACATGTATCAGCCTTACCCAGGAGGCCTCACTCCAGCTGTCCCCTCTGCACGGCCAGCAGATCTCCATTCACTACCTGGACATGACCGATTGTTTTTCCCTTGAGGACGAGGGCTTGCGAACTATCGCCTCCCACTGCCCCCGCCTGACACATCTGTACTTGCGCCGCTGCACCAGACTGACGGATGAAGCCATGCGCCACCTGGCTCTCCACTGCCCCTCAATAAGGGAGCTTAGTCTCAGTGACTGCCGCTTGGTGGGGGATTTTGGCCTACGTGAAGTGGCCCGCCTGGAGGGCTGCCTTCGTTACCTGAGCGTGGCCCACTGCGCCCGCATAACAGATGTGGGCATGCGCTACGTGGCTCGCTACTGCCCGAGACTGCGCTACTTAAACGCGAGGGGTTGCGAGGGACTTACAGACCACGGCCTGAGCCACTTGGCCAGGAGCTGCCCCAAACTCAAGTCCCTGGATGTGGGTAAGTGCCCGCTTGTGTCGGACAGCGGGCTGGAGCAGCTGGCCATGTACTGCCAAGGCCTGAGGCGAGTGAGTCTCAGAGCATGCGAGAGCGTGACAGGCAGAGGACTCAAAGCTCTGGCAGCCAACTGCTGCGAGCTGCAGCTTCTCAACGTGCAGGACTGTGAGGTGTCGCCAGAGGCTCTGCGGTTTGTTAGACGCCACTGCCGGCGCTGCATCATCGAGCACACAAACCCCGCTTTCTACTGA